The Xanthomonas indica sequence GCTGCGAACGCGCGCCCCAGAAACGACGAAGCCCGCGTCAGCGGGCCGGTCGGTGCGAGAGTTCAGCGCTCTCGCGATGTTGCCTGTGGTGCCCAGGAGAGGACTCGAACCTCCACGGTTTTACCCGCTAGTACCTGAAACTAGTGCGTCTACCAATTCCGCCACCTGGGCGCTGAAGGCCGCGAATTCTGCGGTGCCCGCGCGACCTTGTCAACGCCTATTTTGCGTGCGGCCGCGATCGCCTGCGTCGATGACAGGTTGCGACCACGGCACCCAGCGGTGCCCCACGTGCACCGGCCGCCGCGCAGCTGCGCACGCGCGCACGCTTCGACGGCGCGCGGAGTCGTTGGAAAACCGCAGGCGCGATGCCGATTCCGACACCGCGCTGTCACAAGCGGACCTGCTTCGAAGATGCGCCGTGACGGCCGCGGAAGTTCGCGATTTTGTCGGTTGACCCAACTCGGCGCCCCGTTAGTTTGCATCCGGCAACCGTCGCCCTCCCCCACGCTCCGGAGCATCCACCATGCACAGCCTGTCCGCTTCCCTGCTCGCCGCTGCCCTGTTCGCCAGCGCCACCAGCGCCTCCGCCGCCACGGCTGGCGCCGACGACGCCACCCTCGGCTCGCTCACCGAGATCCAACGCGCCCTGGACAGCGGCGCCTCGGTCGCCGTGGCGATCGACCTGAGCCAGTGCACGCCCACCTCCGGCGGCGCCACGCCCAGCCAGACCCGCGGCGGCCTGCGCATCGGCGCCTACCGCGTCACCGCCGACGGCACCCTGTCCTTCGCCGACGAGCACGTGACCGTCGGCCGCGACGGCAAGCCGATCCAGCAGTTCCTGCGCTACCAGGTGCATCCGGACAACACGGTGGACTTCACCATGTTCGTGTTCGCCCTGCCCAGCTACCAGCAGACCGGCAGCACCCTCGGCTATCGCTGTGCGATCAACCAGGGTCTGCGCTTCAACGTCGGCTACTGAGGGCACGACCGATGCGCACGCGACAGCGGTGCAACGCCGCTGTCGTAAAACGCTTGACAGCACACACCGCGGCGCGCAGAATTCTCGTTCTGAGTTGCCCAGGTGGCGGAATTGGTAGACGCACTAGTTTCAGGTACTAGCGGGTAAAACCGTGGAGGTTCGAGTCCTCTCCTGGGCACCACGACCGACAGGTCGAGAAAAATCTCAAAACCCGCTTCGGCGGGTTTTTTGTTGGCTGCGTGCAGGCCGCGGCGCTCAGCGCTACGGCGGACGCAACGGACCGATGTCCACGCGCACGCCCTTCACCCACACCGCCACCTTGTAGGCACGGTAGCCTGGGTTGTGGCGCTCGGCCGCACGCGCGGCCAGGTAGGCATTGGCGGCATGCACCAGCACCTGCAAGGACGGCTCCAGTTGCGCGACGCGCCGGAGTCTCACTTCGTAGGTGGCCATGCGCCCTCCCCCACGCACCGGCAGGCGCCGCGTCGTGCCGCTGTCGGCCAGCGCCTGGCGGCGGCGCACCGCGGCGCCGACACCCTCGTGTCAACAACCTCCATGTCCTGCATGCGCACCCTCGCGCGTCCGTGCATTCCGCACCGCCCGAGTATTGAATTTCCGAACAATTGGAGTCAAGCGTGGCTGTACGACAAGCCGGCGGATGCTCCATATCTTGGTAGGCCCGCCGTCCCCCAAGGCCCACCGCGATGAATAGCTTCGGCGACCGGTTGCGCGAAGCCAGAAAAGCCGCCGGGCTGACCCAGGAACAGCTGGGCTTCGCGCTGGACGTGACCAAGTCGTCGGTGTCGGCCTGGGAGAACGACCGCGAAACGCCGAGCTTCCGCCTGCTGCCAACCCTGCGCAATGTGCTGAACCGCTCGCTCGACGAACTGGTGTGCGGCGTGGGTCCGGGCAAGCGCGTGCAGGACCTGCCTTCCGACTATCCGCTGCTGGCACAGGACGCCCAGGAGCGCGCGCTGTTGGCGCGCTATCGCAACGCGCCGCCGGGCCACCGCGACGCCGTGCTGGAACTGCTCAAGCCCAGCAACGGCTGAGGCCGCGCCGGTAGCGAACGACGAACGTCCATCGTAGGAGCGGCTTCAGCCGCGACGAGGGATTGTCGGTAGCGCTCGGTCGCGGCTGAAGCCGCTCCTACGAGGACCATGAAAGGACCATGGCGTGTGCTGCCGAGCCCGGAGCCGCGGCAAAGCGCATCGCTGGACGCCGCGGTTCAGCCGCCGACGCCGATCTCGCGCAAGGCCTCGCCCCAGATCGCGTAGCCAGCTTCGCTGGGATGGGTGCCGTCGGGCATCAGCGCCGCCGGCAGCGTGCCGTCCGGCTGCAGGAAGCGCGCGCCGATGTCGAGCCAGCGGACCTGCGGGTCGTGGCCGAAGCGCGCGGCCAGCAGGCGGTTGGTTTCCAGGATCGGCGCGCGCTGCGGCGCATCGGCGGCGAAGCCGCGCGGGAAGATGCCCATCAGCACGATCCGGCTGCGCGGCAGGCGCCGCCGGATCTCGGCGACCACCGCCGCCACGCCATCGGCGGTCTCCTGCGGCGTGTTGGTGCGCGCATGCTCGGTGCCGGCAAGATTGTTGGTGCCGAGGTTGATCACCACCCAGCGTGGCGCCAGGCCATCGACCTCGCCCTGGCGCAGCCGCCACAGCACGTTCTGCGTGCGGTCCCAGCCGAAGCCCAGGTTCAGCACGCGCGTGGCGCCGAAGGTGCGCTGCCAGGCCTGCGCGCCGTTCACCCGGATCGCCTGCGGCGACCCCGCCCAGAAGTGGGTGATCGAATCGCCGAGCAGCACCACCTGCGGCTGCAATTGCCGCGCGGCGTCCAGCGCGGCATGGTGGCGACCGTACCAGTCGTAGGAATCCTGCTCCAGCCAGGGCACCGCGATGCGCGCGGTATCGACCTCGGTCATCGCGTCCAGCGGCACCCGCGGCGCTTCCTCGAGCAGCCGCGCCAGGGTCGGCTCGATCGCCTCGGCCATGCGCCGCTGCCCACGCGTGTCCGGGTGCAGCGCGCCGCTGCCGGGTTTCTCCCGCGGATCGTAGAACAGGCTTTGCTCCAGCGTGCCGTCGGGGCGCTGAAACACCGTACCGATGTCCAGGTAGGCCACGCGCGGATTGTCGCCGTAGCGCACCGCCAGCGCACGGTTGACCTCGGCGTCGCGCGCGCGCTTCTGCGCCGACAGCGCGCTGGGCAGCAGGCCCAGCAACAGGATGCGCGTGCGCGGCAGGCGCTGCTCCAGCGTGGCCACCACCGCATCGATGCCGCGCACCGTATCCGCCGCGCTCTGCCCTTCGTGGCCGGTGTTGTTGGTGCCGATCAACAGGATCGCGACCTTGGGCCGCAGGCCGTCGACTTCGCCATGCTGCAGCCGCCACAGCACGTGTTCGGTGGCGTCGCCGCTGAAACCGAGATTGAGTGCGCCGCGGCTGCCGTAGAAGGTCTGCCAGGTCGACTGGAAGTCCTGGTCCGGCGCCTGCGCCTTCTCGTAGTTCTGGGTGATCGAATCGCCGATCAACAGCAGCGGCGCCTCCGGCTGCGCGCGCACCTGCGCCAGCACCTGCTGATGGCGCTCGGCCCACCAGGCTTCGTACAGGCGATCGGCCGGGGTCACCGGAACAGATGAGGACGCAGGCGGCGGCGCGGCCTGGACGTCGCCTGGATGCGCACCGAGGCACAGCAGTGCGAGGACGGTCGCACGCGGGAGCGATGCGGCGAAGCGGGCGCCGAGGGCGCGGAGAAAGCGCTGCATGTGCGGGGCTGCCGAAGCCTGCGAAGAGCCGCATTCTGGTGCGCGGGCCGCGGCAGCGGCAAGTGCCGTGCCGGAGCGCGGCGCCGGGCACGCGTGCCGTGCCGGCAGCGATGCACGGCATGCCGGACAGCACGCCATCGTGCAATGGAACGCACGCGACGCTATCCCATCACCGGCGCGGACTGTCTACAGTCCGCGCCGTGCGAACACCGGCCTCAGTGACCGCCGGCAGCCGCCGCGCCACCGCCGCCGCCGAACGGCGGCTTGGCCAGCCACAGGAAGAAGATGATCCCGAGGAAGGTCCAGCCCAGCAGGTAGAAGATGTCGTTGAAGCCCATCTGCGAGGCCTGGTGGTTGATGGTGTTGTTGAGGAAGGCCGCGCCGTTCTGCAGGCTACCGTTGCCCATCATCTGCACCTGTTCCTGCATGCCCGGCGTGTAGGTGGAGATGTGCTCGGTCAGGTGCGCATGGTGCAGCTGCGTGCGCTTGGCCCACAGGTAGGTGGTCAGCGAGGCGGCGAAGCTGCCGCCCAGCGTGCGCAGGAACGTGGCCAGGCCGGAACCGGCGGCGATCTCGCGCCCGTCCAGGTCAGAGAGCAGGATCTGCAGCACCGGCATGAAGAACAGCGCCACGCCCACGCCCATCAGCAACTGCACCCCGGCCACGTGCGGGAAATCCACCTGCAGGTTGAAGTCCGAGCGCATGAAGCTGGTGGCGGCCATGAAGATGAAGGCGATGCTGGCCAGCAGCCGCAGGTCGAAGCGCGAGGCGTACTTGCCGACGAACGGGGTCATGATCACCGGCAGGATGCCGATCGGCGCGGTAGCCAGGCCGGCCCAGATCGCGGTGTAGCCCATGTCGCGCTGCAGCCACTGCGGGATCAGCAGCGACACGCTGAAGAACGCGGCATACGCGACGATCAGCGCCATGGTGCCGGCGCGGAAGTTGCGATGGCGGAACAGGCGCAGGTCGACGATCGGATCCTTGTCGGTCAGTTCCCAGATCAGGAACACCGCCAGCGCCACCGCCGAGATCGCGGCCAGCACGATGATCTTGGTCGAATTGAACCAGTCCTCGTCGTTGCCCAGATCCAGCACCACCTGCAGGCAGCCGACGCCGATGATCAGGGTAATCAGGCCGACGTAGTCCATGCGCGGGCGCTCGGTCGGCTCGGGACGGTCCCGCAGCTGCGAGCCGACCACGGTCGCGGCGATGATGCCCAGCGGCACGTTGATCAGGAAGATCCATTCCCAACTGTAGTTGTCGGTGATCCAGCCGCCGAGGATCGGCCCGGCGATGGGCGCGACCACGGTGATCATCGCCAGCAAGGCCAGCGCCTGGCCGCGTTTCTCGCGCGGATAGATCGACACCAGCAGACTCTGGGTGATCGGGTACATCGGGCCGCAGACGAAGCCCTGCAGCGCGCGCGACACCACCAGCATGCCCATGCTCTGGGCCAGGCCGCACAGCAGCGAGGCCGCGGTGAAGGCCAGCGTGGCCCACACGAACAGCTTGGTCTCGCCGAAGCGGCGGCTGAGGAAGCCGGTCAGCGGCAGCGCGATGGCGTTGCTGACCGCGAACGAGGTGATGACCCAGGTGGCCTGCTGCGAACTGGCGCCGAGGTTGCCGGCGATGGTGGGCAGCGAGACGTTGGCGATGGTGGTGTCGAGCACCTGCATGAACGAGGCCAGCGCCAGGCCCACCGTGCACAACGCCACACTGGCCGGGCGGAACCCGGCGGCCGGTGCGCCCGGAACCCCGGGCGCGGCGGGAGCGGCAGCTTGGTTGGACATGACCGGGCTCAGTTCGCCTTGGCGGCGTCGGGCAGGTTGGCGTGGATGATCTGCTTCACTGCCGCATCGGCCTGCTGCAGTTGCTGCGCATAGACATCGGTATCCAGCAGCGTGCCGCTGGCCGGCTTGCTCGGCAGCACCGAGCCGTTCTGGTCATGCAGGTTGACGTCGACCTTCATCGACAGGCCGATGCGCAGCGGGTGCTGCTCCAGCTGCTTGGCGTCGATGGCGATGCGCACCGGCACGCGCTGCACGATCTTGATCCAGTTGCCGCTGGCGTTCTGCGCCGGCAGCAGCGAGAACGCGCTGCCGGTGCCGATGCCCAGGCTCTGCACGGTGCCGCGGTAGGTCACCGCGCCGCCGTACAGATCCGACTCCAGTTCCACCGGCTGGCCCAGGCGCATGTGCTTGAGCTGGGTTTCCTTGAAGTTGGCGTCCACCCACACCTGATTCAGCGGCACCACCGCCATCAGCGCGGTGCCGGGCTGCACGCGCTGGCCGACCTGCACCGAGCGCCGCGCCACGTAGCCGGCCACCGGCGCGACGATGGCGCTGCGGGCGTTGTTGAGGAAGGCCTGGCGCACCTGCGCGGCGGCCGCCTGCACGTCGGGCTGGTCGGCCACGCCGTTCTCGTCGATCAAGGCGCGGTTGCGCGCCAGGGTCTCGCGCGAGCCACTGACCGCGGCCTCGGCGGCGGCCAGCTGGTCGCGGGCATGCGCCAGCTCTTCGGCGGAGATCGCACCGGTGGCGACCAGGCTGGCGCGGCGGGCGACGTCGGCGCGGGCGCGCTGCAGGGTCACCTGCTGCGCGGACAGTTCGGCCTGGGCCCCCTCGACCGAGCGGTACAGACCGCGCACCTGGCGCACGGTGCGCGCCAGATTGGCCTCGGCCTGCTGCAGCGCGACCTCGGTGTCGGCCGGGTCGAGCTTGACCAGCGGCTGGCCGCGCTCCACGCGCATGCCGTCGTCGGCGTCGATGCGCACCACGGTGCCGGCCACCATCGGGGTGATCTGCACCAGGTTGCCCTGCACGTAGGCGTCGTCGGTGTCCTCGTGCCAGCGGCCGACCAGGAAGTACCAGATCGCCAGCGCGATCAGCACCAGCACCACTACCACGGCCAGGCCGCGCAGCAGCTTGCCGCGCCGGCTGGCGGCGGGAGCGGGGGAAGCGGGGGTCGTTGTCTGATTCATTGCAGCGATCTCAGGAATGCGAAGGTGCGGAAGAAGAGCTCGGCGCGTCGGCGGCGGAGGTGGCGTCGTAGCCGCCGCCCAGCGCCTGATTCAGGCGCACCGAGACCAGGATCTGATTGGATTGCAGGGCCGCCAGGCGCTGCTGCGCGTCCAGCAACTGCTGCTGCGCGCTGAGCACGTCCAGGTAGTTGCCGATGCCGGCGCGGTAGCGCTGCTGCGACAGGTCGAAGGCCGCCTGCGCGGTCTCCAGCGCCTGCGCCTGTTGCTGCGCCTGCTCGGCCAGCGAACGCGCCGCGTTGACCTGGTCGGCCACTTCGCGCAGCGCCGCCACCAGGGTCTGGTTGTAGTTGGCCACCGCCAGGTCGTACTGCGCGTCGCGCTCGGCCAGCTGGCTGCGCAGCCGCCCGCTGTCGAACAGCGGCAGGCTCACGCCCGGGCTGAGCAGGCCCAGCACCGACGAGCTCTTGAACAGGTCGCCCGGGTTGGTCGCGGCGACGCCGCCCAGCAGGGTCAGGTTGATGCTGGGGTAGAACTGCGCCTTGGCCGCATGGATGCCCTGCGAGGCGGCTTCCACCCGCCAGCGCGCGGCGACCACGTCGGGCCGGCGGCCGAGCAGGTCGCTGGGCAGCACCGACGGCACCCGCGCAGCCTGCGGATCGAGCAGGCGCGGCCGCGCGATCTGCAGCCCGCGGTCCGGGCCGCGGCCGAGCAGCGCCGCCAGCGCGGTGCGCGCCTCGTCGATCTGCTGTTGCGCGGCGGCTTGCTGCTGGCGTGCCGCCGGCACCCGCGCCTCGGCCTGGCGCAGTTGCAGGTTGCTGTCGATGCCGGCATCGCGGCGCTGCCGCACCAGCTTCAGGCTATTCTCCGAACGCGCCAGTTCGGCGCCGGCCAGGTCGTACAGATGCCA is a genomic window containing:
- a CDS encoding VirK family protein, which gives rise to MHSLSASLLAAALFASATSASAATAGADDATLGSLTEIQRALDSGASVAVAIDLSQCTPTSGGATPSQTRGGLRIGAYRVTADGTLSFADEHVTVGRDGKPIQQFLRYQVHPDNTVDFTMFVFALPSYQQTGSTLGYRCAINQGLRFNVGY
- a CDS encoding helix-turn-helix transcriptional regulator, with the protein product MNSFGDRLREARKAAGLTQEQLGFALDVTKSSVSAWENDRETPSFRLLPTLRNVLNRSLDELVCGVGPGKRVQDLPSDYPLLAQDAQERALLARYRNAPPGHRDAVLELLKPSNG
- a CDS encoding GDSL-type esterase/lipase family protein, with product MQRFLRALGARFAASLPRATVLALLCLGAHPGDVQAAPPPASSSVPVTPADRLYEAWWAERHQQVLAQVRAQPEAPLLLIGDSITQNYEKAQAPDQDFQSTWQTFYGSRGALNLGFSGDATEHVLWRLQHGEVDGLRPKVAILLIGTNNTGHEGQSAADTVRGIDAVVATLEQRLPRTRILLLGLLPSALSAQKRARDAEVNRALAVRYGDNPRVAYLDIGTVFQRPDGTLEQSLFYDPREKPGSGALHPDTRGQRRMAEAIEPTLARLLEEAPRVPLDAMTEVDTARIAVPWLEQDSYDWYGRHHAALDAARQLQPQVVLLGDSITHFWAGSPQAIRVNGAQAWQRTFGATRVLNLGFGWDRTQNVLWRLRQGEVDGLAPRWVVINLGTNNLAGTEHARTNTPQETADGVAAVVAEIRRRLPRSRIVLMGIFPRGFAADAPQRAPILETNRLLAARFGHDPQVRWLDIGARFLQPDGTLPAALMPDGTHPSEAGYAIWGEALREIGVGG
- a CDS encoding DHA2 family efflux MFS transporter permease subunit — translated: MSNQAAAPAAPGVPGAPAAGFRPASVALCTVGLALASFMQVLDTTIANVSLPTIAGNLGASSQQATWVITSFAVSNAIALPLTGFLSRRFGETKLFVWATLAFTAASLLCGLAQSMGMLVVSRALQGFVCGPMYPITQSLLVSIYPREKRGQALALLAMITVVAPIAGPILGGWITDNYSWEWIFLINVPLGIIAATVVGSQLRDRPEPTERPRMDYVGLITLIIGVGCLQVVLDLGNDEDWFNSTKIIVLAAISAVALAVFLIWELTDKDPIVDLRLFRHRNFRAGTMALIVAYAAFFSVSLLIPQWLQRDMGYTAIWAGLATAPIGILPVIMTPFVGKYASRFDLRLLASIAFIFMAATSFMRSDFNLQVDFPHVAGVQLLMGVGVALFFMPVLQILLSDLDGREIAAGSGLATFLRTLGGSFAASLTTYLWAKRTQLHHAHLTEHISTYTPGMQEQVQMMGNGSLQNGAAFLNNTINHQASQMGFNDIFYLLGWTFLGIIFFLWLAKPPFGGGGGAAAAGGH
- a CDS encoding efflux RND transporter periplasmic adaptor subunit, yielding MNQTTTPASPAPAASRRGKLLRGLAVVVVLVLIALAIWYFLVGRWHEDTDDAYVQGNLVQITPMVAGTVVRIDADDGMRVERGQPLVKLDPADTEVALQQAEANLARTVRQVRGLYRSVEGAQAELSAQQVTLQRARADVARRASLVATGAISAEELAHARDQLAAAEAAVSGSRETLARNRALIDENGVADQPDVQAAAAQVRQAFLNNARSAIVAPVAGYVARRSVQVGQRVQPGTALMAVVPLNQVWVDANFKETQLKHMRLGQPVELESDLYGGAVTYRGTVQSLGIGTGSAFSLLPAQNASGNWIKIVQRVPVRIAIDAKQLEQHPLRIGLSMKVDVNLHDQNGSVLPSKPASGTLLDTDVYAQQLQQADAAVKQIIHANLPDAAKAN
- a CDS encoding efflux transporter outer membrane subunit codes for the protein MTLSPSLSRLRPFAIAALTLALAACASSRGLEPQGRRLDADRQLHIGKTLAADALAPAPWPQQDWWKALGDPQLDALIAEALQGTPSLEAADARLRLAQAQAGAADADRDPKLSLSAGYTGLQLPKGLAGDEIGGKYIHNEQALLNFSYGFDLWGGKRASWEAAVDQAHAAEVDAQAARLDLSAGVARAYAQLGYAWHLYDLAGAELARSENSLKLVRQRRDAGIDSNLQLRQAEARVPAARQQQAAAQQQIDEARTALAALLGRGPDRGLQIARPRLLDPQAARVPSVLPSDLLGRRPDVVAARWRVEAASQGIHAAKAQFYPSINLTLLGGVAATNPGDLFKSSSVLGLLSPGVSLPLFDSGRLRSQLAERDAQYDLAVANYNQTLVAALREVADQVNAARSLAEQAQQQAQALETAQAAFDLSQQRYRAGIGNYLDVLSAQQQLLDAQQRLAALQSNQILVSVRLNQALGGGYDATSAADAPSSSSAPSHS